The sequence GGATTGCGTTGCTTATACAGTAGAAAAACTGCTAGGACGAGAACGAGGAAGCACCTAAATAATGACATGGATGCAGCAACCTTGGCCAAGGGCCTAGCAAGGAGAGCAGAGGAGATCATGGCACATACCTCGATGAAATGGTTCATCAGAAGCTCACTCTGTGGCAGAGCCACCGGCCCCTTGGAAGAACTGCCTACTTCTCTGCTGGAGTGTTTCTTGCCTCCATGAACAGCATTCTGTTGCTTGCTGATCGTCATGGGCCTCATGGCGTCGAGCTTTGCGCAGATCTCGCCCAGCACTTGCATCTGCGCGTCGCCTCTGGACATGCTGGTTTCCCTCATTCTGCCGAGCTCGGTCGCGAGGGTCTGCACGCTGGATTTGATCTCATCAATGCCGGCTCCCAGATCGGCAATGGCGCCGTCTGTGCGCTCGTCTCCTGGCTTGGGGTCGTTGCAGTCCCCGCGCCGCGTCGACGACGAGATCACGTCGTCTTCTTCGGAGATTATCTCCGGCGACGACCTCCTGCTGGATCTCGGAGGGGCATGGGACGCGACGCTCTCCGGCGCCTCGAACTTGTCGTGGACATTGGGCATGCCGCATTGCGCTGTGTAGCTCGGCGCCCGCGGGAGACAGTGGGAGGACGACCGGTGCAGCCTCGGCGGCAACGCCTGGTGGCTCACGTTGGACCGCACCCACTCCTTCTCCCTCCGGATCACCTCCCCTATGTCCGACAACGTCCTCGCCGGCCTGCTGTCCCCGACGTCCTCAGAGGCATCGAGATCCGAGCACAGCTCCTCGAGCCGCGCCGCCGGGAGAGAGGCGTTCCTCCCCGACGACACGTCTTTCTGGGCCAGCCTCCTTAGCCAGGGGAGGTCGATGACGCCGTCCCGGCCGGGGGGCGGCGCGTAGGGACCGTTGCTGCCGCAGACGACCAGCAGGCGGTTCTTGAGGGAGGTGATGTCCATCTCCTGGCTGAAGACGACGGCCTTGAGGAAGGCCAGAGAGTCCTCGTCGTGCAGGATCCTCTCCTCCGCCACCCGACGGAACTGGTCGGCCTCCATCCGCACCGCCGCCTTCTCGCCCTGCAGCCGCAGGATCATGGCCAGCGCCTCGTcggcccccgacgacgccgcctgcctctcctcctccagctCGGCCTTAAGCATCTCCACGGCAAGACTCTGCTGCCGCAGAGCCTCCCGCAAGGCCTCCATTTCGccttcgtcttcatctccggccatGGCGCACGGCGATTAAATCAAGCAAAAATGGGGAACTACAATTTCAGATAGCAGATCTTGGCTCGAGTTGATTCGTAGGGATTGGGCATCACCCATCACCAAGAGAAGAAACTTGACAAGTCGGCATGAAAGGGAAAGGACAGGAGAAACGAAGGATGAGGAACACAACACCTACCTGACAGGGATCTTCTTGTAGCCACAGCATCCGGCTTCTCTCAAGGATTAAAGTGACAATAATTGAGGACTTCAAGCTAGCGTTGAATTAAGCATTGGATTGGCTGTCATTATCAAGAACAAAGTTGTAGTGCCAAAGAGTGGCCTCCATCCATTTGGTAACAGTACGTATTAAATCGTCGTCGACCACTTTTCTTTCCAATTTGAATATTTCTTATAATtcaattactccctcctttccggtttatagggctcaattcaaaaatctcaccaatcaagatagatggtgagtggtagaatactttttgtagtttgcaaaggcacctaattaatgctcttgttttcctaaaaaaatacgtttatcaatgcattagttgtaatgcatgcatgcataaaatacatgcattggtcaattttctcttaatacttgcatgcaatgatttaatgcactttgaaatctgaacatgtgatgggaaacaaccaaattgagccttataaaatgataaaagtaaaattttgagataagccctataaaccgaaaaggaggtagtAGTTATTCAGACCTGCCGACTTGGTTATTACCATAACCTGCCGACTTGTTTTTTTTTGAGGTAATTGGGTACCTACCTGCCGACTTGTTGCTTGAGAAAAGAAAAGAAGGCAACGATCCAAGTCAACCTAGTACTGTGGGCCCTAGATGGCCGTCCATAACTCGGCTTCTtgtgaggctggtcatagtgggagtaacataggtagtaacatagatgccacataagcaaatttggtgatgtggcaagtagttaatgaggagagaggcaaatagagtaacataatatgttaccatcacatagcggtttccaatgcataatgagtctacaaagtaataaatgaaggcaactatgttaccacacctatgacactacccactatgaaggtagtaacatagactagtaacatatgtatgttactagtctaagttactctccactatgaccagcctgatgGGCTTCGTTTTTATTGGACACGGAGAATGACATTTTTCTAAACGACCGTCAGGAAGAAGCCGCCGCCGGCGTGGGCGGTGGAGCACCGACAGCCGACCATTGGCGAGTCAAGAGCAGCCAGGTGGAGGCGCATATCATTttatgtttttcctttttttaacaACAGATGGGCCCACGAATCAACCTGTgcttgagttggttaggtggacagtgatatccccaacccatcagggttcaaattctggtgctcgcattatttctggatttatttcaggatttccggcaatgcgttttcagtgggaggagacgttcccgtcgacgacgaggcgcctatggtggcttcgtaaatctcaagatgatatgccagctcagtctctcggaggtgctcataggggtagggtgtgcgtgtgtgcgttcatagggatgagtgtatgcgcgtgtatatgagcgcttgtgtctgtactgatgctaaaaaaaacaGATGGGCCCGACGGACCCACAAAGCTTCATCAATATATCCGAAGGACTCATAAGAATTAAAAATTACAACCGAGTCCCTGAAATATGCAAGAAGAACCTTGGAAGAAGATCTAGTGATCCAATTGGGTCCAAACGACCTCAACTCAGATGCGACTCTACTGTTGCCGGGGACAAACCACTTGGGACATCAAAGCCGCCAACATAAGTTGATGCCGAAAGCAGTATATGGACTTAAGTTTTAGTCGGAGTACCTTCTTATCGGCAACATCCAAACCAAGAGGAATGAATGAAGCAACTGTCAACAAGAACGTTGCAGTTCCCGTCGACCGCCCTTCAACCAGAAGAATAtcttgcgcgcgggggggggggggggggggagagagggggttGCCTTTGCCGGAGAGAGGTGAAAGGGGATCCCCCCTGCCTCAGACGTTCTCCAGTTAAGACAAAAATGCTTTCACCATTGTTAAGTTAGACTCCAACAAAGCCACCATGGGTGACATTGTGTATCTGTTGTTGTCTTTTAAGTCTAAACCCTCTACTATGCAACAACTGATCTAAGAACTTTCCTTCTTCACCTCCATCACCTCATGCCCAGCAGAACTAAGGAAAAAAGGCTCCTACTCAAGATCAAGGACAAGCTCGGACTTACTGAAGGAGCACTTGCCATTGCTTTCAGTAGACTCCAACAAAGCCACCATGAGTAATATTGTCTATTTGTTGCTACCTTTTAAGGCCAAATCCTCTACCACGCAACGGCTGATCTGAGAACTCCCCTTATCCACCTCCATCAACTCAATGGCCAACAGAGCCAAGGAAGAATAAAGGCTCCTACTCAAGACCAAGGACAAGCTCAGACTTACCGAAGGAGCACTTGCCCTATCTACTTCTCGTCGTCACCTTCCATGCTAAAACGTACTAATGTGTTAGATTTGGCTTTGGCAACATTGTGGATGCTTTGAGGGCTCACGAAATGTCCATGTTCGGCGAATAGCGGTTTCATTCGGAGAGGTCCCCCCGAGCGCCTTAAGCGCCATCTAGCAAGTTGGTGCTCGCGTGCATGTAACCGGGTCGCGGCCCAACTTCATGCAAATTGCTCGCTCGCTCGCCGGCTCACTTCGcccattagttttttttttgcagTTGATCTTGtaggaaaaaatcataagatttTATTAATATTGTTGAAGAGAATTGTGAaatatttttttatgttttttttaaaaAGATCGTCAAGtcaagaaaagttcatgaattggAAAAATTTAGCAAATTTTAAAAAGTTAATAAACtcaaaaagttaaaaaaaattgagAAAATTGCTCATGAACTCAAAATATTCGTAATTTTAAAAggttcataaattttgaaaaagttgTGAAAATGGAAAAGGTTCATGAATATGTTTTTTTCAAGTTCCTAAATTTGGGAAAAAACAAAAATTTAAATATAGTTTTAAAATTGAGAAATGTGTTCGAAAAAATATATTCCCAAATTTATAAATTCATAATTTAACTAAATtttgcaaatttgaaaaaagtttcatGGTTTTGAACTTTTTTATGATTTAAAAAATAAGGTTCAATTTTTATAACaaaaaaaggggaaagaaaaaaacaaacaaaaaaacagcCAATAAACTGGTGGAAACCTTTTAGAAGGTTCGCAAAACCGGTGGGCCGAAAGAATGGGCGGGCAGCCCATATACTATGGAACGACTGAGGAGGTGTGTGCGCCCGTACTATATATAGTTACTTGGCGCTTAGGATTTGGGTTTCACATTTGTTGCCAACTAGGAGAGAGAGGACCCGTGGCCAAGCGAATCCACTAGTTAAGGGTTATCTCTAGCAAAGGTCAGTCCCCATCTTCTCACATACTGACAAATGAAGATTGTttgtgcgtcacttgtcgcaacctgagagtttctTCTCATTTTTCCGTACGTTCATTTATTCATAACGTTATATATCTTGAACCGTGCGTCTGAGTCCTGCACCGTTTTCATCGTTAGACCTCTCACGTTGAGATTTTTGAAATTAGATCCCACACTAATaggtttcgacgaatttttttgaCAGAAAAACCTAATACCCAGAAAACTAGAAACAAAAAGAAAGAATACCAAAAAATAACCGAAAAAATAGCAACTAAAAATGAATAggaaagacaaaaacccgaatcCAGAAGAATCGTTGcgtttttttttttacttttttcaacTTCTAGCCAAAACAAATTTGTGCTCGCACGAGAAGCGTAGAAGCAAATTGTGCTTCTTGGGAAAGcattaatttttttttcttttcgagaAGCACGGCTGTGTACCACGCGGAAGCAAATCTATGCTTTCACGAGAACCACTCTTGGAAGCACATATTTCTTTTGTGACAAACACAACTGAGCTCTCATGGAAGCAAATTTGTGCTTCTCGTGCAAgcacatttttttccttttgaagaaGCGCAACCGTGCTtgaataaaaggaaaaaaaatctccaAAGCCTAAGAAAAACAAGGCAAAAACCATAAAGCGAAAAAATCCCATCTAAATCCTGAAAACGCGTACAAAAATATAAGTAAACTACAATTCAGAGAGAGAAGCCAGCACACCACACGTGACAGCGGCAGACGCATTACTTGGCACTCTCTCAAACCACAAAAGTGTCCCTTAGGTGATAACGGACCCCTAAGAGTTACATGCACAACTAAGATGTTGCCCACGAATGTCCATGGGCTTATGGGCCACCGCTGTAGTCTTAAGTTCAGATATTTTCcgaagaaaggaaaagggaaacGAGAAATGCATTGGAGCTCCGCATCTCTATATGAATATAGTACTAAAAATAAACACGGGGAAATTTTAAAGAATTCTGAAATTCTGGGATATCAAATCTGGGATACCCATGTTCAATTTTGTCGCGAATGGGTGGCCGTCGTCTTTTCTATACATAGGAATGTTTTGACTTTTTTTACCGAGATTACCACAGGCATCCATTTCCCACGAAACTGAGCACAGGTATATAATGAAACCCACGTTTAAAATCCTAAAATTACAGAATGTTTTAGACCTTTTAATATTATTTTTAATGCTATATTCATATAGGGGTATAGCACCGAGAGCCACAAATCCTCATTCGATCGGAAACTTCTGTGTCTTAGTTCTTGTGAATTGGATTCTCATACCGAAAGACTTGGCCCCTTAAGGCTTGTACGGTTTGCCGTATAGATCCTAGTGGATTGAAGGGTTTGAGGGGATAAAGTCCAATACGACAATCCTTGCATCCCTCCAATCTTTTGGGAAGAGGATTAACTGAAGCAAGCTAAAATAACAGACAAGTCACCTCCCAAAGCAAACAAAATTAAGCTACTTGCACTGAGAGCCAATCATGCTTAGCTTCATCTGAAAAGCCTACATTGCCCCTCTCCACTGTGGAAGTGGCATACATCACCCTCACGACAAGTTAATTATTTTTTTGGATAGGTTGATCCATGACTAAGATGGAAGCACAGAAACATAGCAATACTCCTACTACAGCTCAACAAACAGGGAGTCAAACTGACTGCCACTAGCTACGCCAGTCGGTTTCCTTCCATTCCATGGCTAGCTTCACGCCATCCGTAGGCTGAGCCAGTGGAACAGCAGCGGAGAAGGCTGCTGCACCCCGCCGTCCACCGCCTGCTCCGCGCCGAACCCTGCCGGCCTCCGCTTGTGGTACGGCGAGCCCGCGCCTGCGCCAGTGCCGACCAGCTGGTGCTGCGCCTGCGCCTGCTGCCACTCCTGGCCGCCCGTGAGCGTGTCCGACTCCGTCGTGGACGACGAGAAGCTCTCCCCGGGGGAGCAGTGCCCGTCGCTGTACCGCTTCTTGCCGCCGCTGCCCACGGCGAGCGTGAGCTCCAGCTCCGCCTCCTCGTCGTCGGTCGCCTCCGGGCTCAGCTGCGCGGCGCGCGGAGTCGCCGCCGCGTGGCTGCCGCGGCGGGTGGCGCCGTACTGCCAGTGCTGCTCGTAGGAGGACGCGTCGAGCGCGCTCGCCCTGCGGCGGTGGTCGTACTCGGCGCCCGGGGAGCCGTTGGGGGAGGCGGACAGGTCGCTCTGCTGGCTCTTGATCTCCCTCTTGAGGTCCCGCATCAGAAGCTTCTGAATTCTGTACAGGCGATGGAGATCGTGAACCTGCGACAACGTACACAAATCATGAGGCCACAGTCATGAGACGGCGAGGCAAAAACTTATGAATTCTTATCTTATATACCTGCTGCCTGAAGGTCTCTTCATGCTTGAGCATGGCCATCTTGAGGGTGTCCTTGTCGCAGTGCATGAAGGCCTGCTCCATCGGCATTGTGGCGATCTCTTTCTTGCTCTGTTTCTTCCTCTTCCCCAGACCTGCATGGAGAAATAGGTAGAACATAAGCCTCTGCTCCAAGTATTTCCAACTACACTACACTGTATCATGTCATACAGATATGAGCTTGAGCAGAAAGTGAGCATACGAGCTGATCTCTCGTACTACAATGCAGGCACACAATTGGAGCTTTCGAAGTGGGAACGAGAATCGGGCACTAGATTCAGAGGGTGGAAAGGAAATAAAGGAGGGGAAGAACAACAGTGTGCATGACAGGAGAAGCTCTCTGCTGGAGTAACTGTATTCTGAAGCAAGTCACCACCCAAAGGAAAAAGAAGGCTGAAAAGGCCTAAAAATGATTGAACAGAGCATTGCAGATTGATGAGCACCGGATGGTAAGGGAAAAGAAGAGAGGGAAATGAGCTCATTTCTCACCTATCAATTACTCTAGATGTCAGAGAAGTGACTCAAGAACTGAAGTGTCACTGAGCTCCAACTACCAGTCACTCGGCCCTGCTCCTCTTCTCTTCTCGCTATCGGTTTCTGATCATTGTATGGCTCCAAAGGCCACAGGCTTTCCCTTTTATACACACCAACCAGCAGACCGTCGTCCCCAtccgtccctctccctctctccctctctcctctctctcactctcctctGAAGAAGAAAGAGAGAAGGAAAAGAGAAGGGGGAGGGGACAAGACACGAATGATGTAAGATTCCTTTCACAGTGGTATTTTAACCAGGCCTGCGCTGCACTGCAGGGAGGCATGCATGCCAAACAACGGAGTACACTAGGACTGCAGGCCGACTAGGagtatctttctctctctctctcgctcgctctggACTTGCTCTTGCGGCATGCAGCGGCTGAGCCGAGCAGAGGGGACAGGACCAGAGGTTGAGTAAGGAACGGGCCACCCCACACCCTACATAAATTACATGCCCGAGTGTGGTTGTGCGATCATGGATCTGTTGATAGAGAATTACTATCCCTGAAACGGAGAGCAAAAGATTGGACTTGTTGCTCCCTGAGAGAGAGGAGCGTGATGGATGGATAGATGGATAGATGGATGCAAAAGCATTTTTTGGAGCCGAAATGAGTGCTCCGAGAAGCTTTTACGATGACAGCAATACGTCACCgggctttcttttctttcctttttctattCTATCGAGATGCATGTAGAGTACTACTCCAGCGGTACAGCATGTCAAACACAGCACCAGCCTTGTGTACATCTGTCGTTTCATTACGGACGGCAGGTACCGTTCTTACCATAACGTCCGTTTTTATTTCGAAGTTACTAGGGCTTGGTACGTGCAGCAGGTGAAGAAGGCTCCACGCATCCAGTACGCACACGGGCACACGTACCGTTACCATTAaccataagagcatctacagccggacttggcaaatccggtcCCTCAAACCTCCGCGGACACGCCGGACGCGTCCGCGTGCACTGACGGGGCATCCCTCAAATGTTGCGCCGCACATTCACATACCTGTAAATTTTGATCCTCAAATCCATGCAAACTATGCACGTCAATCATACAATACAAACTATCCGAATACCAGTTCGAAACAAAACAAAGCAAATTATAGTTCCataaactggacatggcaaaataAAATCAATGTCCGAGCGTGATGGATGGCCTCAGATCACTTGTCGGGTGCCTGCTCCGAGCGGAATGCGTCGTGCTTCAGGCGGAATGCGTCTTGCTCGTCCTGCTCTGCCTGCATCCGGGCAGCCTCCTCCGCCTGCATCCGAGCCGTAGCCGCTCTCGCCGCCTCATACTTCCTATGATCATTGATCTCTATCTTCTTGTCCGCAAGCCACTTCTTCACATGCTCATCCAAGAGGGTCTCGTCCACCAACATGATCCTCGCATCTTCCGCGTCCCGCGCGAGTTGCAACCTCTCCTTCCCAAGCTCTATGTCTCTCTTGCGTCGATGTGGGTCGGGCTGGACGACATCTCCGGCAATGGATCAGGACTGGAGGTGAGGATTAGGAGTAAGGGTGGAGGACGGAGGGTTCAGGCGTGGGAAATGTTGGAGGGCGACGGGAGAAAAAAGAAGGGTTTGTTGAATTTGGTGCAATTTAGGATGGGGTAGACCTGTCGGGTCTCAAGTGACGGGCGTGCCGggcgccccatatccgccccatatttaggCTGCAtatgggggtgccggtcagcccgtgcgtttgaggcccgtttaaggAGCCCGTCTAAGTCGGAAAAACGTGATCGGACAGTGACTGGGTATGAGGGGGGTTTGAagcgtccggctgtagatgctctaaaaaCAAGTTCACTTAGAAGCAAAAGCCACTGGCCATATTCTTTTTTTTTCAAGCTTATTTTTGTTAATGCTCATTTCGTCGATCATAGGCAACAAATCGGATCAGACATTTGGTGTTAACTATAGGagaatttcttttgaaaaaaccCAGCAGAACCGCTGTGATTCCGCTGAAATGCATTGCCCCTGAACACATGTACTGCAAGGGGCAGGGCGTACATACTGAAGCCCTGATTGCCCCCGCAAAGGACATGCATTTGACTAGTTTGACCAGATCATTGAGGTGCCGAAATAAAAAATAATTTGTTGCTCCAGTACGTTTTTTGACCGAATTGCTGCCGTCCTTGCATAGTTGGTTAAGCGTGGTCGACTGGTCGTACAGCCAGCGACAATATTTTTCCTGTGGACCATCCGGTGGCCATTACCACCAACGATCTCATTTGATTTGGGTCAAGGACTCCCTCTGGTCAGACAGTGCTCCAGGGGGGCAGGCCCAGGGCCCGGGCTGGCGAGTCCGTGGTCCAGCTCCGGCCATTGTTCTGCTCATCCGCACCGTACCTGAGGTACAACCCTACCCAACCTACCCGATAATTAGCAAGGAAAGAAAGCGTTGAGACGGACAAATTGTGCGTTACCAGCGGCTAACAAAAAGCACCTTTTCTTGGCCTCCCCTCTAGTAGCCCGAACCATCATGTCGCGTCGCTCCATTGGACCATGCGTATGGACACTGGTAGTAGTAAGTAGGGCTTGCGAGCTTAGTCCAAGTGCGGTTCCAAGAAAAGAAGCGCTCAAAGGGAGCCATGGCCGGCCATAGACACAAGGGTCAATAAAGCAACAAAATACTCCGACAATGTGCGATGAATATTCAGCggggtgagtgagtgagtgagcgaGCAAAGGCTCGTCCGATTGGCCGATGCAGTGGCCACCTGGGTTGGATGGTCCGGTTCGACAGTATAGCAACAGTTTTGTCTCGGATCCCCATGGTGTGAAGGTTAGATTAAGAGTGGCCGGTGTGCTTAATTCTCGGTGATTTGGATTAGCGAAGCCAGTAGAGTGGCTAGAAGCGTAGGGTGAGTGACAGGAGGCTGATGGTGGTGGTAGTCTTTTCAGCGAGCAACGGCGCTGTGGAGCGTGGCGTGGGGAGGAACCGATGAGGGCGAGCCGACAGCGGCGCACGCGCTGCCGCGAGGGGGAGGCGCACACGGGACAGCCCGTGGGACCCGCGATCTCGATGGGCCTAGACAACATCGCTAGCTTCCTGGACCAGCCAAGATTCTCAGTGCCGTCCGTCGTCCCACTTCGCTTCTTCTGCTTGGAGTTCGACTGATGCGGCCACCGGCCTCGCCGGAAAACGTCAGGCGCTTCGGGAGCTTTATGCTGGAGGGTTGGATTGGATCGTGGATCCAACGGTCAGCTCTGTAGGCTGTAGCCTCTGCATCCGTCTGTAATTACCGGATTTCTTAATTACAGACATCTGTCTGTCTGAGAGATTAACGATATCAAGAAGAGGTATCCAAAATATTTTATTGTAATTCTTAGTTGTAAGAATTACTTTGTAATTTCTTAGATCTTGAATCCAAAACAGTGTATGTGTAATTGTTGGCGAGCATAAATAAAGTTACACAACTCCATTCTTCGATGCACTTGTGAAAGGATTGAGATGCACCTAAATGAGGGTGAACAACGACAACTACAAAATTTACTTTGGTTGTTAGCATGTTTAGGCCATGTGAAATATAAAGGTGTGCCTAATCAATTTCTACGATGAGATAAATACGATGCTTGCAAGGTCAAGTGATCAAAATATACCACAAGTAAAGAGGGTGCTTAGGAATAACCGAAGACACCAGAGACGAGTGAAAGGGCATCCCCCTAAGTGTTTTGGTTTTGATGACAACGCAAGTTGCGGACTAGTCGTGTGCTTGAACTACACACGTATCCAAATGGTACAAGACGACTATGTACCCCTCTAGAAGGAGAAGATCAAAGACGACATTTTTGACACATTTATTTCTTTGGTCGTAGAAAatctgtactgttaagtggggctCGTGTGGAAAGGTACAGGTGAAATCAAATCGCGTACACAAAATTTATATTGCACCCACATAACCTTCCTATCTATTTTCGAGGAGAGAAACCAATTCTACCTAGTGTTGGAAATAGGCACCCGGTTGTACCGCTTGACCCAATGGTAGTACCACTCCCTTTGGAGCAAGACTGCTGGTCAGTGGCGGAGCTATGTGTAAGTCTGGTGGTGCTGTGGCCCCCCCCCAACTTTGGACCAAACTATGAagatttttttttgaggaaagggCTTAGATGAGAATTTTTAGCAGTTTACACCCTCAAACACCCACGATTTAGCCTTGCCCCCCCAGCAGTTCCTACCTAGCTCCGCCAGTGCTGCTGGTGGTCATGTAAGGCGGTTGTACCGCCTACATGGGCGGCAGTACCGCACTCACTTTGAAGAAGCACTATCGCTCCAGGTACCGGCTGATGCCCTTTGAGAGATTAACGAAGGTATTCCTGTCATTTCCCAAAAAAGTGACCCTAAGTTTATCGAACCCACAAGAGGATGGCTACTACAACAGTGGCTCTACTAAGTCTTTGTGAGAGAATTAAATTTTAGTTTTTATAACCGGACCTTAACAACCTTAGGATGTAAGCGCTTATAATTAAAACATGCATATGTATGAGGACTTGTTTCTTACAACAATATATTTGTGACCGGGATCATCATGATCTTAATTTATGCTCTAGAAGACACCCGTTAAGATGTGCCTACAGCGGGCAGAAGTGGGGTGTATGTCCAAATTACGTATTGACTGATTCGTAGTCTGCATCAAGAGTCATTTGTGCAACCACATGCCCTTACCATCGCGCGGGGTTACTTCGATTATTAAAGATAAATTAGACAAAAACATTCggtgtttaatgactacacctcatgtATCCCCATGGATTGGCTTTCCGCTACCGTACTAAACATTTATGTCACTCGTGTTCAGAATAGCGTTCCGCGTCCTCCCTGCTCCTAACTCCTTGATCGAACTTTATGATCCTAGGTACAGGTGGAGTCAAAGAACAAGAAAGGGACAAGAGTAAACTACATTGCAATTATAACACATACTCCATCGACCCCTCATACAAATACATAGAATTGCAAGGCTATGCCTTAACTCATTGTCTTACCAAATTACTCACACATGACGAGTGGATCGCATGAAGAAATCATTGGACAATACATAAAGATGAATGCTTtattgataatatgtcttacaatggttGCCCGATACGGTACATGATTACAAGTATGGCTAGCTTAGAGGTGGTTTTGTTTCAGTGATGGTGACGGCGGTGGCTATAGAGATTAGATGGGAaatggtggcggctagggttggagaATGGCTTCTCTTGCGGTGATGGAGGTTTTCGACGATGCTCCTCTATgattttgaagatggcccctttatAAAAGTTGTTGGGTTGGACGTCACGAAGCCGCGAGCAGGTCGTACGACGCTGGTATGAGCGGGTGCGTTCCTACCTGGCATTGTCTTTTTCTCTGTATTC comes from Triticum aestivum cultivar Chinese Spring chromosome 5B, IWGSC CS RefSeq v2.1, whole genome shotgun sequence and encodes:
- the LOC123117021 gene encoding uncharacterized protein, whose amino-acid sequence is MPMEQAFMHCDKDTLKMAMLKHEETFRQQVHDLHRLYRIQKLLMRDLKREIKSQQSDLSASPNGSPGAEYDHRRRASALDASSYEQHWQYGATRRGSHAAATPRAAQLSPEATDDEEAELELTLAVGSGGKKRYSDGHCSPGESFSSSTTESDTLTGGQEWQQAQAQHQLVGTGAGAGSPYHKRRPAGFGAEQAVDGGVQQPSPLLFHWLSLRMA
- the LOC123113409 gene encoding uncharacterized protein isoform X1, with product MAGDEDEGEMEALREALRQQSLAVEMLKAELEEERQAASSGADEALAMILRLQGEKAAVRMEADQFRRVAEERILHDEDSLAFLKAVVFSQEMDITSLKNRLLVVCGSNGPYAPPPGRDGVIDLPWLRRLAQKDVSSGRNASLPAARLEELCSDLDASEDVGDSRPARTLSDIGEVIRREKEWVRSNVSHQALPPRLHRSSSHCLPRAPSYTAQCGMPNVHDKFEAPESVASHAPPRSSRRSSPEIISEEDDVISSSTRRGDCNDPKPGDERTDGAIADLGAGIDEIKSSVQTLATELGRMRETSMSRGDAQMQVLGEICAKLDAMRPMTISKQQNAVHGGKKHSSREVGSSSKGPVALPQSELLMNHFIEVCAMISSALLARPLAKVAASMSLFRCFLVLVLAVFLLYKQRNPLW
- the LOC123113409 gene encoding uncharacterized protein isoform X2; the protein is MAGDEDEGEMEALREALRQQSLAVEMLKAELEEERQAASSGADEALAMILRLQGEKAAVRMEADQFRRVAEERILHDEDSLAFLKAVVFSQEMDITSLKNRLLVVCGSNGPYAPPPGRDGVIDLPWLRRLAQKDVSSGRNASLPAARLEELCSDLDASEDVGDSRPARTLSDIGEVIRREKEWVRSNVSHQALPPRLHRSSSHCLPRAPSYTAQCGMPNVHDKFEAPESVASHAPPRSSRRSSPEIISEEDDVISSSTRRGDCNDPKPGDERTDGAIADLGAGIDEIKSSVQTLATELGRMRETSMSRGDAQMQVLGEICAKLDAMRPMTISKQQNAVHGGKKHSSREVGSSSKGPVALPQSELLMNHFIEAMMYIP